TTTTTTGCTGGCCAGACGCTATTAAATCCGCATTCGCTCAAACCGAAACAGCAGCGGAAATCTATGGTCCGCCGATGCCGCCGAAAAAAGCGGATCCCACTGTCGCGCGCATCTGCCAACTCATTGAAGAGAATGCAGAGAAACGGGGCATTCCAAAAGATTTTTTCGCCCGTCTTATCTGGAAGGAAAGCCGCTTTGATCATCGCGCCGTCAGCCCTGTCGGTGCGCAGGGCATTGCACAGTTCATGCCCTACACAGCCAAAGAGCGCGGCCTTGCTGACCCATTCGACATTGAACAGGCGATCCCCGCATCGGCAGGTTTTCTGAGTGAACTAAAAAGCGCCTTCGGAAACTGGGGCTTGGCTGCTGCGGCCTATAATGCGGGACCGGGTCGCGTTGGTAACTGGATGCGTTCAGGTGGCTTTCTGCCACTTGAAACCGAAGACTATGTTCTGGATCTGACCGGCGCACCT
This genomic stretch from Brucella pseudogrignonensis harbors:
- a CDS encoding lytic transglycosylase domain-containing protein — encoded protein: MTHSHLAIAVVALFQLFCWPDAIKSAFAQTETAAEIYGPPMPPKKADPTVARICQLIEENAEKRGIPKDFFARLIWKESRFDHRAVSPVGAQGIAQFMPYTAKERGLADPFDIEQAIPASAGFLSELKSAFGNWGLAAAAYNAGPGRVGNWMRSGGFLPLETEDYVLDLTGAPADNFAAGQEITNRPLDAKLSFSEACKRLPIVRTATIPMSRIKPKPWGIQVAGNFRRSVAVNQWNRLRKQFSSVLAGHNPVISRVRTPIARRGIYAVRIGADSRGEADNICAKLRSAGGACIVLRNK